In the Egibacteraceae bacterium genome, one interval contains:
- a CDS encoding Na/Pi symporter: MERAARLLLLFVLLYLFLVAVDLLGSGIAGLGEEFTDQLFRGVGNPLAALAVGILATVLAQSSSVTTATLVGLVGAGVLSVGDAVPMIMGANVGTTITNTLASIGSIRRVEEFRRAFAGATMHDFFNVASVMILLPVEIATGVLARTAVALSDIFGDAAGGEFNSPVREAVGVGAGLVEDAAAALAGPTRVGAVILLASGLLLIFVTLVSITKNMRVVVAGPAERSLNAVLGRSGVLGILVGAILTVAVQSSSISTSLLIPMIAAGVLRLENAYPVTLGANLGTTITALLAALAIPQIAGLQIALVHLLFNVVGILIFYPVPFLRRLPLRASRAVADQAVKRRTMVLVYVVLLFVVLPLLVIVVAR, from the coding sequence GTGGAGCGAGCCGCCCGACTGCTGCTGCTGTTCGTCCTCCTCTACCTGTTCCTCGTCGCCGTCGACCTGCTCGGAAGCGGCATCGCCGGACTCGGCGAGGAGTTCACCGATCAGCTCTTCCGCGGGGTTGGCAACCCGCTCGCGGCACTGGCGGTCGGCATCCTCGCCACCGTCCTCGCCCAGTCGTCCTCGGTGACGACGGCCACGCTCGTCGGCCTCGTGGGCGCGGGCGTGCTGAGCGTCGGCGACGCCGTGCCGATGATCATGGGTGCCAACGTGGGCACGACGATCACGAACACCCTCGCCTCGATCGGCAGCATCCGCCGCGTGGAGGAGTTCCGCCGGGCGTTCGCCGGAGCGACGATGCACGACTTCTTCAACGTGGCGAGCGTCATGATCCTCCTACCCGTGGAGATCGCCACCGGTGTGCTCGCGCGGACGGCCGTCGCGCTGTCGGACATCTTCGGCGACGCTGCCGGCGGGGAGTTCAACAGCCCCGTGCGCGAGGCGGTGGGAGTCGGCGCGGGCCTCGTCGAGGACGCCGCCGCGGCGCTCGCCGGACCGACGCGGGTGGGGGCCGTGATCCTGCTCGCCAGCGGGTTGCTGCTCATCTTCGTGACGCTCGTGTCGATCACGAAGAACATGCGCGTCGTGGTCGCCGGTCCCGCGGAGCGCTCGCTGAACGCGGTCCTCGGACGCAGCGGCGTGCTCGGCATCCTCGTCGGGGCGATCCTGACCGTGGCGGTGCAGTCGTCGAGCATCTCGACGTCGCTGCTCATCCCGATGATCGCGGCGGGCGTCCTGCGGCTGGAGAACGCCTATCCGGTGACGCTCGGCGCCAATCTCGGGACGACGATCACCGCGCTGCTCGCCGCGCTCGCCATCCCGCAGATCGCCGGGTTGCAGATCGCGCTCGTGCACCTGCTGTTCAACGTCGTCGGCATCCTCATCTTCTACCCCGTCCCGTTCCTGCGCCGGCTGCCCCTGCGGGCCTCCCGGGCGGTCGCCGACCAAGCCGTCAAGCGGCGCACCATGGTATTGGTGTACGTGGTGCTCCTGTTCGTGGTCTTGCCCCTGCTGGTGATCGTGGTCGCGCGCTGA